The stretch of DNA AAGCTATATTTAATAATATAGCTTAGATAAATTGTTATTTAAATAATAATATCACTTTTTTATTATATAAAAAGCTCGTAATTAGCTCAAATTTATTTAAATTTTTAAGCTTAAAAGGTAAATATATAGAAAAATAACATAAAATAAATATTAAATCACACTTTTTATATCCAAAAATATAAAAAATAAAGTTAAATTTTATTTCTAATATTACTTTAGAAAGTAAAAACTAAGTAAATATCGCCATATTGCAAAGTAAATTTATTAAATTTTTAAGTAGAGCCCTTAAACTAAGCATTATAAAAATATTATTTAATAAATTTTATTTTACAAATCTTACTAATACTTTAGAAATTTCTTATTAATTTTCTTTCTTGTTTATAAAGTCTTTTTACTGGATTTTGATAATTTTTATAAGCTATTTTTAATTTATATGGTTAGATTAATACTTGCAAGAATTTATAGTAAATATAAAAATTTTAATCTTGCTCCTATAATCAGGAGCAAGAAATAACAGATTTTAGCTCTCAAATCCCAAATTTGCTCTGTATTCTTCATATGTGCCTTTAAAATTAACCACTTCGCCATTGCCTTTTAGGTGTAAAATTCTATTTGCAAAGGCGTCTATTAGCTCCCTGTCGTGGCTCACGCAGATAACTGAGCCGTTAAAGTTATAAAATGCCTCGCCAAGCGCGATGATAGCCTCAAGATCGAGGTGGTTGTTTGGCTCATCCATGACAAGTAAATTTGGTCTGTGAAGCATAAGCTGAGCTAGTCTCACGCGGTGTTTTTCGCCACCGCTTAGCGCGCCTACTGCCTTTTCTTGCTCAGCACCGCTAAAGAGCATCCTGCCAAGGCACTTTCTAATCTCATCGATGTCCTTGTTTTTGGCATCTTGCAAGTACTCATAAAGCTTTAGCTCGCCATCTATCTTATTTACCGTATCTTGTGCAAAATATCCTAGCTCGATGGTCGCGCCTATATGCACTTCGCCCGCATCAGGCTTTAGCTCGCCCATTATGATCTTGCAAAGCGTACTTTTACCAACGCCATTATGACCGATAATAGCTAGTTTATCGCCCTTTTCAAGCTTAAAGTTAAAGTTTTCAAATATCACTTTATTGTCAAATTTCTTACTAATGTTCTTTAGCTCTATTAGCTCATTTCCTATCTCGCGGTTTGCACGAAATAGAATACTAGGATCACGTCTGCTTGATACTGCGATTTCTGCGATATCGAGCTTTTCAAGCTGCTTTGCACGAGAGGTCGCCTGCTTTGCCTTACTCGCATTTGCTGAAAATCTCGCGATAAATTTCTCCAGCTCCTCTTTCTCTTTTAGCTTCTTGTCACGCTCCATCTCATGCTGCTTTGCGATCAAATTTGCAGCCATATACCAGTTGTCGTAGTTGCCTGAAAACTCGCGAATTTTCTTAAAATCCACATCCAAAATGTTTGTGCAAACTCTATTTAAAAAGTGCCTATCGTGGCTGATAACCACAAGTGTGCCCTCGTGGCGGTTTAGCTCGTTTTCTAGCCATGCGATCGCGTCTATATCAAGGTTGTTTGTCGGCTCGTCTAAAAACAAGATGTCTGGCTTTGGAAATAGCACTTGAGCTAGCAAAACTTTAACTTTATCTGAGTTTTCGACCTCGCTCATGAGCTTATCAAATTCATTTAACCCAAGCGAGCTTAAAATTTTTTCTATCCTAGTCTCGTACTCGTAGCTTGGGTCTTCTTCAGCACTTATCATCTCAAGCTCGCTTAAGCGCTCATTTATCTCATCTGTAAATTCCTCGCTCATATAGAGCTTTTCTTTCTCTTTTACAGCGTCATATAGGCGTTTGTTGCCATAAAGTACCGCGTCTTTTAGTGTGAAATTTTCAAATGCAAACTGATCTTGCCCAAGCACGCCAACCTTTAGTCCATTTTCTATGACGATCTCGCCGCTAGTCGGCTCGATAGCTCCGCTTAAAATTTTTAAAAATGTCGATTTACCAGCGCCATTTGCACCAATTAGTCCATATCTATTGTGGCGATTTAGCTTTAAATTTACATCTTCAAATAGCAAACTGCTTGCAAATCTTTGAGTAAGTCCCCTAACTTCTAACATTATTTTTCCTTGAATTTATTTTTTGCGATTTTGCCTAAAAATTGATTAAAAAGCCATTTTTGCTACTTTAGCCTAAAATGACCTGTGATCTTGTAGTTATAAAGTATATTTTCTTCTTGTACGCCAGAGCCGATATTGTGGATGACAAGCGGTGTTTGGCCTTCAAATTTATCTGAGATCACGCCAATGTGAGGTAAATTTCTTGGTAGCATCCATGTGACGATATCCCCTGGCAGAAATTTATCATCGCTCACCTCAAAACCTTTCCTTTTTAGATAGGTAGCGATGTTTAAAACACGCCTGTGATCGATGTTTTTATCAGCCTTTTTAAGTCCCCATTTTTTAGGATAGCTTGCGAAATTTCTACTTATATCTTCAAAAATGAGTCTTTGCAGATCCATCTCTTGATGACGTAGCGCCCTTATCACAACATCGGTACAAACGCCCTTTTTGATATCCACGTCGCCCATTGGATAGGCGAGCCCTTCGTAGCTTGGATCGTAACTTAGCGTCACGCCGATCTGCAACCTAGCATCATTTACAAATTTGCTCGCCGAAAAGGCAAAAATTTGTGTGGCAAAAAGAACCAAAAGCAGAAATTTCTTCATTTCTTACTTTAAAAGCATGGTTTTTAGGATACGTTTTCCTATCTCAACGCCTGGCTGATCATAGGTGTTGATGCCTAGCATGATGCCAGTGGCCGAGGTGAGCAACTCGTAGTAGAAAATGAGCCAGCCAGCATGAAACTCATCAAGCCTCTCAAGCGTGATCGTATCAACACTTATGCCCTCTTGCACCAGCGCCATAGCAGTCGCGTCGCACTGCAAATTTATAAGCTCATTTAGGCTTAGACCCGCCACAAAATCGCACTCTTCAAGCCCTTTTAGGCTCAAATTTGGGATAGTCTTGTCGCTTGCGTGATCTTTTATCTTTATAAATGTCACGCTCTTATCTTTTACACCGTCCATGATAAGCTGCAAAAAGCTGTGCTGATCACGGCTACCGACAAGTCCAACTGGCGTAAGACCAACTCTTTTATAACCTCTTTTTTTACCAAGGCTCTCAGCCCAAAGCTGCACATACCAGTCGTTAAATTCAAAAAATCTATCGCAGTAGCTAAATATGACATTTATGCTAGCGTTTCTATTAGTGGCGTAGTGGTAGGCTTTTGCGACGATAGAGTTATCTTTTTGCTCGATGTATTGCTTCTTACAAGCAAGTGCACCATCTAAAAGCGCCTTTATATCGTAGCCACAGATACCAAGAGGCACAAGGCCGATCGCACTTAGCACGCTAAATCTACCGCCAACATTTTTTGGAATATTAAAAAATTTAATCCCATTTTCTTTGGCAAAATTTTCTAAATTTGTCCCAGGATCAGTTATGATTAGGAAATTTTTGCCTAAATTTTGAGGTTTAAAGTCATCAAGCAAGCACTTAAAAATAGTGATCGTCTCGATTGTGTTGCCTGATTTTGAGCTTATTACAAAAAGCGTCTCATCAAAATTTACCCCATCAAGCGTGCTTTTGTAGCTGCAAGGATCGACGTTATCTAAAAACAAAAGCTCTCTTTTTATCCCCTTTGTGCCATCAAGCATTGATTTTAGCGCCTTTACGCCAAGACTGCTGCCGCCAATGCCAACTAGCACGACATTTTTGATATGAGCTAGCCCCTTTTCATACTCCTCGATCTCGCCAAGTAAATTTTGCCCAAGCACTGGCAAGTGGTAGTAGCCTATCTCACCGCTTTCGTACTCGTCGTTTATGCGTTTGGCATAAGAGTCGATGACGTCGCTACTTGCGAAGTTAAATTTAAATGAAGTTTCTATCATTTACTTCGCTCGTAAAAGAAATTTGTAGCTTCGACAAAGCCATCTATACTACCACAGTCAAACCTCTTGCCCTTAAATTTATAAGCTAGCACCATACCATCTTTTGCCTGCGTTTTTAGCGCGTCAGTGATCTGAATTTCGCCGTTTTTACCTGGCTTTGTTCGCTCTAAGATGTTAAAAATATCTGGCGTTAGGATGTAGCGACCAATGATAGCTAAATTTGTCGGAGCCTCGGCTGGATCAGGCTTTTCAACCATATCATCAACCATTATAAGATCATCTTCTATAAACCTGCCGCTTACAACGCCGTAAGACTTGGTCTGCTCTTTTGGCACTTCCATCACAGCAACGACACTGCAGCGATACTTTTCATAAATTTTAACCATCTGTGAAAGCACGCCCTCACCATTTTCATTTATGCATAGATCATCTGCCAAAATGACTCCAAATGCTTCATCTCGAACTAGCGTTTTACCTGTATAAATAGCATGTCCAAGCCCTTTCATGGCATTTTGCCTAGTAAATGAAAATGTGCATGAGCTCATTAAATTTCTAACTTCGCTAAGCAGCGACTCTTTTGAGCTGCCAGCGATCTCTTTTTCTAGCTCGTAGCTGATGTCAAAATAGTCCTCAAGCGCTCTTTTTCCGCGCCCTGTGACAAATGCCATATTATCCATGCCAGCCTCAAGTGCCTCATCAACGCCGTAGTGAATGAGCGGTTTTGTAAGGATCGGCAACATCTCTTTTGGGAGCGATTTTGTAGCTGGCAAAAACCTCGTTCCGTATCCAGCCGCTGGAAATAGGCAAGTTTGTATCATTTTAGTCCTTCATGAAAAATTGCAAAATTCTACTATCTTTTCCTTAATAATATAAATTTGTCTGAATTTACAAGGCTTTAATTAGCAAATTGATAAGATTTTTAAAATTTTTAAAAAAGAGCAAATTTGCAGACGATTGATAGGATTTTTAAAGCCCAGCTTGATATAAAAAAGTCAAATTTTTTAGCATTTTTGTGCCCGATTAGCTCGTTTAAAAGCTTGCATGAGAGCCTAAAAGAGGAGCATTTTAAGGCTGTTCACATAGTTTGGGCGACAAGGGAATTAAACAAATACGGACAAATCGTTGAAAATCAAAGCGATGATGGCGAGCCAAAGGGCACTAGCGGTCAGCCAAGCCTAAACGCGCTAAGGGGGGCGGGGCTCATAAATGTTGGTGTCTTGATAGTCAGGTATTTTGGCGGGATCAAGCTTGGCACTGGAGGGCTGGTAAGAGCCTACTCTGGGGCTGTAAATGAAGCGATAAATGAAGCGATAAAAGATGGTGGCGTGATGAAATTTGAGATAAAAGATGAGGTTAAATTTTTTACGCCATTTTCATTAATGAGCCGCTTTGAGCACTATTTTGCCACTAAAAATTTAAGCGAGTTTGAAAGAGAATTTAATGACACTGGAGCGATCTGGAGCGTAAATTTAAATGAGGCGGAGTTTGCTGAGCTATTTAAATTTTGCAAAGAATTTGAAGCAACTGAGTTTAATTTTTTAGCCCTTGCGCTTAGTGGCAAGAGCTTATTCGCTCATCAAAGCTAAATCATTGTAAAATTGCAAAAAATTTAAAAAGAAAGTAAAAATGGAAATTTGGAACGACATTTATAACCACTTTAACCCAGTCGCCTTTAGTATCTTTGGCTTTAGTGTGCACTGGTACGGGCTTATGTATATTTTAGCCCTTGTTTTAGCACTTGCCATGGCAAAATATCTCGTTAAAAAAGATAAAATCCCAATCTCAAATCAGCTTTTGGATAACTACTTTTTTTGGGTAGAGATAGGTGTCATTTTAGGCGCTAGGCTTGGCTGGGTTTTAGTATATTCAGGCGAAGTAAGCTACTACTTGACGCAGCCTTGGCAAATTTTTAATCCATTTCATAACGGCGAATTTATAGGAATTCGTGGTATGAGTTATCACGGAGCTGTAGTTGGCTTTTTGCTTGCGACATATCTATTTTGCAAAAGGTATAAACAAAATTTATGGCAGCTACTTGATCTTTGTGCGGTTTGCATACCTTTTGGCTATACATTTGGCAGGATCGGAAATTTCTTAAATCAAGAGCTTTTTGGACGAGTTACAGATGTGCCTTGGGCGATAAATGTTTTTGGCCAACCAAGACATCCTAGCCAACTTTATGAGGCATTCTTAGAAGGTTTAGTTATTTTTATTATTTTATTTTTATATAGGAAATTTAAGAAATTTAATGGCGAGCTGATCGCGCTTTATGCTATTTTATACACTTTTGCAAGATTTATTTGTGAATTTTTTAGAGAGCCTGATTCAGGGCTTGGATTTATTATTTTTAATCTTTCAATGGGTCAAATATTATCACTTATCATGTGTGGTTTTGGAATTTTTATTTATGCCATGCTTTATAAAAAATTTTCAAAGCTCTAATATAAGTGTTTAAAAAATATTAAAGTAAAAATCTGATAGGATTAGCTTTATCAATTAATACTAATATTTAAATTAGTATTAAGAAATGATAATTTATTTCAAATTTCTTAGGAGGGCTCATGACCGGGCTTATAGAAGGTTTTTTGGGAAAACGGTCGGACGATAAAAAAAGTCGCACACCAGCCGCTTGGGATAGATGGCAAAGTATTACAGGTTTTATTTTAGCCTGTTTCATATTGTGCCATATGGTTTTTACTTCTACTATACTACTTGGTAAAGACGCATTTAACGCTGTCGTAGGATTTGCGGAAGCTAAATTTTTATTTGGAGAAGCTACTTGGTGGATTACTAATGTTATTGCCGCGGTAATATTTGCCATTTTTATCGCTCATGCATTTTTAGCTATGAGAAAATTTCCAGCAAACTATAGACAATATCTAATGTTTAGAGGCCACAAAGACCGCATGAAGCACCTTGATACTACGCTTTGGTGGTTTCAGTTTTTGACCGGTTTTGCGCTATTTTTTGCAGCCAGCGCGCACCTAGTGGATA from Campylobacter concisus encodes:
- a CDS encoding ABC-F family ATP-binding cassette domain-containing protein, which encodes MLEVRGLTQRFASSLLFEDVNLKLNRHNRYGLIGANGAGKSTFLKILSGAIEPTSGEIVIENGLKVGVLGQDQFAFENFTLKDAVLYGNKRLYDAVKEKEKLYMSEEFTDEINERLSELEMISAEEDPSYEYETRIEKILSSLGLNEFDKLMSEVENSDKVKVLLAQVLFPKPDILFLDEPTNNLDIDAIAWLENELNRHEGTLVVISHDRHFLNRVCTNILDVDFKKIREFSGNYDNWYMAANLIAKQHEMERDKKLKEKEELEKFIARFSANASKAKQATSRAKQLEKLDIAEIAVSSRRDPSILFRANREIGNELIELKNISKKFDNKVIFENFNFKLEKGDKLAIIGHNGVGKSTLCKIIMGELKPDAGEVHIGATIELGYFAQDTVNKIDGELKLYEYLQDAKNKDIDEIRKCLGRMLFSGAEQEKAVGALSGGEKHRVRLAQLMLHRPNLLVMDEPNNHLDLEAIIALGEAFYNFNGSVICVSHDRELIDAFANRILHLKGNGEVVNFKGTYEEYRANLGFES
- a CDS encoding DUF1287 domain-containing protein, with product MKKFLLLVLFATQIFAFSASKFVNDARLQIGVTLSYDPSYEGLAYPMGDVDIKKGVCTDVVIRALRHQEMDLQRLIFEDISRNFASYPKKWGLKKADKNIDHRRVLNIATYLKRKGFEVSDDKFLPGDIVTWMLPRNLPHIGVISDKFEGQTPLVIHNIGSGVQEENILYNYKITGHFRLK
- a CDS encoding glucose-6-phosphate isomerase, with protein sequence MIETSFKFNFASSDVIDSYAKRINDEYESGEIGYYHLPVLGQNLLGEIEEYEKGLAHIKNVVLVGIGGSSLGVKALKSMLDGTKGIKRELLFLDNVDPCSYKSTLDGVNFDETLFVISSKSGNTIETITIFKCLLDDFKPQNLGKNFLIITDPGTNLENFAKENGIKFFNIPKNVGGRFSVLSAIGLVPLGICGYDIKALLDGALACKKQYIEQKDNSIVAKAYHYATNRNASINVIFSYCDRFFEFNDWYVQLWAESLGKKRGYKRVGLTPVGLVGSRDQHSFLQLIMDGVKDKSVTFIKIKDHASDKTIPNLSLKGLEECDFVAGLSLNELINLQCDATAMALVQEGISVDTITLERLDEFHAGWLIFYYELLTSATGIMLGINTYDQPGVEIGKRILKTMLLK
- the galU gene encoding UTP--glucose-1-phosphate uridylyltransferase GalU; protein product: MIQTCLFPAAGYGTRFLPATKSLPKEMLPILTKPLIHYGVDEALEAGMDNMAFVTGRGKRALEDYFDISYELEKEIAGSSKESLLSEVRNLMSSCTFSFTRQNAMKGLGHAIYTGKTLVRDEAFGVILADDLCINENGEGVLSQMVKIYEKYRCSVVAVMEVPKEQTKSYGVVSGRFIEDDLIMVDDMVEKPDPAEAPTNLAIIGRYILTPDIFNILERTKPGKNGEIQITDALKTQAKDGMVLAYKFKGKRFDCGSIDGFVEATNFFYERSK
- a CDS encoding IMPACT family protein, translated to MQTIDRIFKAQLDIKKSNFLAFLCPISSFKSLHESLKEEHFKAVHIVWATRELNKYGQIVENQSDDGEPKGTSGQPSLNALRGAGLINVGVLIVRYFGGIKLGTGGLVRAYSGAVNEAINEAIKDGGVMKFEIKDEVKFFTPFSLMSRFEHYFATKNLSEFEREFNDTGAIWSVNLNEAEFAELFKFCKEFEATEFNFLALALSGKSLFAHQS
- the lgt gene encoding prolipoprotein diacylglyceryl transferase; this encodes MEIWNDIYNHFNPVAFSIFGFSVHWYGLMYILALVLALAMAKYLVKKDKIPISNQLLDNYFFWVEIGVILGARLGWVLVYSGEVSYYLTQPWQIFNPFHNGEFIGIRGMSYHGAVVGFLLATYLFCKRYKQNLWQLLDLCAVCIPFGYTFGRIGNFLNQELFGRVTDVPWAINVFGQPRHPSQLYEAFLEGLVIFIILFLYRKFKKFNGELIALYAILYTFARFICEFFREPDSGLGFIIFNLSMGQILSLIMCGFGIFIYAMLYKKFSKL
- a CDS encoding fumarate reductase cytochrome b subunit, whose protein sequence is MTGLIEGFLGKRSDDKKSRTPAAWDRWQSITGFILACFILCHMVFTSTILLGKDAFNAVVGFAEAKFLFGEATWWITNVIAAVIFAIFIAHAFLAMRKFPANYRQYLMFRGHKDRMKHLDTTLWWFQFLTGFALFFAASAHLVDIVFGGHITADNSAKNFHQLEIFYFALLVFMVVHASVGMYRLYVKWISIDGVNKQEMFAKRNKAKTAIFAVFGVLAVIALIADFVWISH